The following coding sequences are from one Oncorhynchus masou masou isolate Uvic2021 unplaced genomic scaffold, UVic_Omas_1.1 unplaced_scaffold_3164, whole genome shotgun sequence window:
- the LOC135534224 gene encoding kinesin-like protein KIF13B, with protein MVQKPDKSEDDVEREAQLLEWRLTLTEERNAVLLPSAGSGIPGAPAERVPVPGMETHIPVLFLDLSADDFQDNLSAPLAGGLDAVLNHEDEDEFFDLHIVKHSDEEVGAEAAWDSTVHDCPQLSRGASADLRVYLTVRVVVQLSHPANMQLVLRKRICVNLAGRQVGVTHTHWTTGRSHTHTGQQ; from the exons ATGGTCCAAAAGCCCG ataagtCAGAGGATGACGTGGAGAGGGAGGCCCAGCTGTTGGAGTGGCGTTTGACCCTGACAGAGGAACGTAACGCCGTCCTGTTACCTTCGGCTGGTAGCGGGATCCCTGGAGCCCccgcagagag AGTCCCTGTTCCTGGGATGGAGACTCACATTCCTGTCCTCTTCCTGGACCTTAGTG ctgaTGATTTCCAGGACAACCTGTCTGCTCCGCTGGCTGGAGGTCTGGACGCTGTGCTGAAccatgaggatgaggatgagttCTTCGACCTGCACATCGTCAAACATTCCGATGAAGAG GTTGGTGCGGAGGCGGCGTGGGACTCTACGGTACATGACTGTCCCCAGTTGAGTCGCGGCGCGTCGGCTGACCTCCGAGTGTACCTGACAGTCAGGGTCGTAGTTCAGCTCTCACACCCTGCTAACATGCAGCTGGTCCTCAGAAAACGCATCTGTGTCAACCTAGctggacgacaggtaggagtcacacacacacactggacaacaggtaggagtcacacacacactggacaacag